Part of the Halopenitus persicus genome is shown below.
CGAGGTCGACGACGAGGACGCCGGCCCGACCGGCGTGCTCGACGACGAGGAGCTCGAGGCGGAGCTCACCGACGTCCGCGAACGGGTCAACGAGCTCACCGACCGGCGGGACGAGCTTCGCGACCGCGTCCGCGACCTCCAGGAGGAGATCGACCGGATGGAGCCGTTCGCGGCCCTCGGGATCGACCTCGATCTGCTCCGCGGATACGACTCCCTCGAGGTCGTGGTCGGCGAGGCGAAGGCCGACCCCGTCGAGGACGCGCTCGCCGCGGCCGACGGGATCCGCGCCTTCGAGGTCTTCGCCGGCAACGGCGTCGTCGCGGCCTTCGCGTATCCCGCCGAGGGAGCCGACGACGACGTCCTGCAGGACGCGCTGGTCGGCGTGGACATCGCCCTGCTCGAGGTGCCCGAGGCCGAGACGAGCCCGACCGAGTACGTCGACGAGCTCGCGGCCGAACAGCGCGATCTCGAGGCCGACCTCGAGGACGTCGAGGCCGACCTCGAGGACGTCAAAGAGGAGGCAGCCAGTTTCCTCCTGCGCGCCGAGGAACAGCTCACGATCGAGGCCGAACAGAAGCAGGCCCCGCTTTCGTTCGCGACGACCGAGAACGCCTTCATCGCCGAGGGCTGGATCCCGACCGCGACGGTCGACGAGTTCGTCGCCGCCATCGACGACGCGGTCGCCGACCACGCCGACGTCGAGGAGATCGAGCGGGCCGAGTTCACCCCGGACGGCGACCATCACACCGAGGCCGTTCACGACGACCAGGGGCGGGAGGCCGCCACCGACGGCGGTCACGAGACCGGCGAGGAGACGCCGCCGGTCGTCCAGAACAACGGCGACATCGCCGGCCCGTTCGAGCTGCTCGTGAAGAGCTTCGGTCGACCGCAGTACTCCGAGTTCGACCCGACGCTGCTGGTCTTCCTCACCTTCCCGCTCATGTTCGGCTTCATGATCGGGGACCTCGGCTACGGCGTCCTGTACGCCGGCATCGGCGTGTACCTGTACAAGTCCTTCGAGGGAACGCTCCGCGAGATGGGCGCGATCGCCATCTGGGCCGGCCTGTTCACGATGCTGTTCGGCGTCTACTACGGGTTCGACATCTTCGGGTACCACGCCTACCCCCACTTCGGATTCGAACACTGGGCGATCTCCAAGGGTCTGGGCCCGGGCGCGACCGAATGGGCGCTGAGTTGGCTCGTGCTGAGCGTGCTGTTCGGCATCCTGCACCTGAACGTCGGGTTCGTCCTGTCGTTCCTGAAGAACTACCGGATCCACGACCTCGAGCACGCGCTCTATGAGGGCGGCTCCTGGCTGCTGTTGCTCAACGGCGCGTGGCTCTGGATCTTCAGCCAGCACGTCGCCGGGCCGAAGCCGGCGTTCCTCTTCGACTCGATCTCCGTGCTCACCCTGGGCGCGATCGAGTTCTCCGGCTTCCCGGTCGTCGTCGGCTACCTCGGGCTGGCGCTTGCGGGCGTCGGCGCCCTGCTGTTGGCCATCGGCGAACCAGCCGAACTCGTCGAGGTGCTCTCGCCGATCGTCAACGTCGTCTCCTACGCCCGGATCATGGCCGTGCTGCTCGCGAAGGGCGGGATGGCGCTGGCCGTGAACCTGCTGGCGTTCGGCGCGTACATCGGTGAGGGCGGCGAGGGAAGCTTCCACTTCATCTTCACGCCGAGCCACCTCGAGTACGTGCAGAGTCATCCCGACTCCTACGAGCTCGTCTTCGCGGGGCTGACCACCGCGCCCGATATGCCGATCGTCGGGCTCGTCATCGGCGTGCTCGTCGCGATCGTCGGGCACATCGTCGTGCTTCTGCTCGGAATCACGTCCGCGGGCATTCAGGGCGTGCGTCTCGAGTACGTCGAGTTCTTCGGGAAGTTCTACGAGGGCGGCGGCGAAGCGTACTCCCCGTTCGGCTACGAACGGGAGTACACCGCGAACGAGTAGCCGATCGTCGCACGCCATTCGGTCGGCGCTGCGCCGCGTCCGTTCCGACGCTTTCCCGTCCGTTCGCTTCGGGCAGTCGTCGGTCCGTTCGCTTCGGTCCGTCACTGCCCGTTCGCTTCGGTCCGTCACTGCCCGTTCGCTTCGGGGTCGGTCCCGGAACCGGTCCGAACGATGGGTGTGTGTACTCCTCACAAGTGTACTTCTCACAACCGTCGCTTTGAGGGGTTCTCGCGGTCGTTTTCCTCGTTCGTTTTGGGAAGTTTTATGTCTCCAGTAGGGGGAATACGAACTGTTCGGAGACGAGCAACCGCAACTACTACCAATGTTTGAAGCTACCAGCGAACTCGGGAACGTCGTACTGCAGGAAGGTCAAGGCACGCTCACGAACCCGTCGGCTGCCGCCGCGCTCGCGGTCGGTCTCGCGGCGCTCGGCGCGGGCTATGCGGAACGAGGCATCGGATCCGCCGCCGTCGGCGCGATGGCCGAGGATGAGGGGCTGTTCGTCAACGGCCTCATCCTGACGGTGCTGCCCGAAACGCTCGTTATCCTCGCGCTGGTCGTCGTCTTCCTGGTCTAACCAGCCCCCTCTTTCCAACCAATGAGTTTGGACACCGTCGTTGAGGACATACGAGAAGAGGCCCGCGCGCGTGCGGAGGAGATCCGCGAGGAGGCCGACGCGGAGGCCGACGACATCGTCGCCGAGGCCGAGGACGACGCCGACCGGATCCGCGAGCAGAAGCTCGCGGAGGTCGAGCGGCAGATCGAGCGGGAGCGCGAACAGACGCTCTCGTCGGCCAAGCTCGAGGCCAAACAGGAGCGACTCGGCGCCCGCCGCGACGTCCTCGAGGACGTTCGGGAGGACGTCGAGACGGCGATCGGCGACCTCGATGACGACCGTCGCCGCGACCTCACGGAGACGCTTCTCGAGGCGACCCTCTCGGAGTTCGACGACGACGCGGACGTCGTCGTCGCCACCCGTGAGGCTGATCTCGACCTCCTCGAGGATCTCCTCGAGGGTCGCGACGCCGAGGTCGGCGACCCCGTCGACTGTCTCGGCGGCGTCGTCGGCGAGAGCGACACCTCCCGCGTTCGCGTGAACAACACCTTCGACTCCGTCCTGGAGGACGTCTGGGACGACGAGCTCAAGAACCTCTCGGAGCGACTGTTCGACCAATGAGTGCCGTCGGCAGCTCGAACCCGGAGTACGTCGTGGCGAGGGTTCGCGCCCGCCGCGGCATGCTGTACAGCGACGAGGAGTATCGCAAGCTCACCCGGATGGGTCCGTCCGAGATCGCCCGCTTCATGGAGGAGTCGACCTACGAGACCGAGATCAACGCGCTCGGCAGCCGACACGGCGGCGTCGACCTGATCGAGTACGCGCTCAACCGCAACCTCGCCAAGCAGTTCGAGGGGATCCTCGACTGGAGCGAGGGGCGCCTCTACGACCTGATCGCCCGGTACCTCCGGAAGTTCGACGCGAGAAACGTCAAGACCGTCATTCGCGGGGTCTACGTCGAGGCGTCGACCGAGGAGATCGAGGTCGACCTCATCCGTGCCGGCGAGTTCGACGACCGGCGCATCCGGCGCCTCCTCGAGGCGGAGTCGATCGAGGGCGTCATCGAGGTTCTCGAGGACACCATCTACGGTCCGGCCCTCGAGGACGCCTACGCCGACTTCGAGGAGTCAGGCATTCTCGTGCCGCTCGAGAACGCGGTCGACCGGACGTTCTACGACCACCTGCTTTCGGGACTCGGCCGCGACGAGCCGACCCGCCAGTACGAGTCGTTCCTGACGGCCGAGATCGACTTCCGGAACGCACGGAACGCGCTTCGGCTCGCCCGGTCCGGCGCCGACATCGACCCTGCCGAGTACTTCATCGAGGGTGGCGACCTCTTCACCCGTGACACGCTCGCTCGGCTCGCCCGGAACCTCGACGAGCTCGTCGAGTACATCGCCGAGAGCCAATACGCCGACGATCTCGGGCCCGCGCTCCGCGATCTCGAGGAGGCCGACAGCCTGATCGCCTTCGAGCACGCGACCGACGCGGCGCTTTTGGCCTATGGCGACCAGCTCGGCACGATCCACCCCGTGTCGGTGACCCCGGTCATCTCCTACATCCTCGCCAAGGAGCGTGAGGTACAGAACATTCGGGCGATCGCCCGCGGGAAGGAGGCCGGTCTGAACGACGCCGAAATCGAGGAGGAGCTGGTGATACTATGAGCCAGGAGATCGCCGTCATCGGCAGTCCCGAGTTCACGACGGGATTCCG
Proteins encoded:
- a CDS encoding V-type ATP synthase subunit I, coding for MSKVSVTGSKRVIDDVIETTYEHHSLHVTDYDGSHDGFVPGESLEGAEEVNDRLVTVRSLESILEVDDEDAGPTGVLDDEELEAELTDVRERVNELTDRRDELRDRVRDLQEEIDRMEPFAALGIDLDLLRGYDSLEVVVGEAKADPVEDALAAADGIRAFEVFAGNGVVAAFAYPAEGADDDVLQDALVGVDIALLEVPEAETSPTEYVDELAAEQRDLEADLEDVEADLEDVKEEAASFLLRAEEQLTIEAEQKQAPLSFATTENAFIAEGWIPTATVDEFVAAIDDAVADHADVEEIERAEFTPDGDHHTEAVHDDQGREAATDGGHETGEETPPVVQNNGDIAGPFELLVKSFGRPQYSEFDPTLLVFLTFPLMFGFMIGDLGYGVLYAGIGVYLYKSFEGTLREMGAIAIWAGLFTMLFGVYYGFDIFGYHAYPHFGFEHWAISKGLGPGATEWALSWLVLSVLFGILHLNVGFVLSFLKNYRIHDLEHALYEGGSWLLLLNGAWLWIFSQHVAGPKPAFLFDSISVLTLGAIEFSGFPVVVGYLGLALAGVGALLLAIGEPAELVEVLSPIVNVVSYARIMAVLLAKGGMALAVNLLAFGAYIGEGGEGSFHFIFTPSHLEYVQSHPDSYELVFAGLTTAPDMPIVGLVIGVLVAIVGHIVVLLLGITSAGIQGVRLEYVEFFGKFYEGGGEAYSPFGYEREYTANE
- a CDS encoding ATP synthase subunit K; translation: MFEATSELGNVVLQEGQGTLTNPSAAAALAVGLAALGAGYAERGIGSAAVGAMAEDEGLFVNGLILTVLPETLVILALVVVFLV
- a CDS encoding V-type ATP synthase subunit E, giving the protein MSLDTVVEDIREEARARAEEIREEADAEADDIVAEAEDDADRIREQKLAEVERQIEREREQTLSSAKLEAKQERLGARRDVLEDVREDVETAIGDLDDDRRRDLTETLLEATLSEFDDDADVVVATREADLDLLEDLLEGRDAEVGDPVDCLGGVVGESDTSRVRVNNTFDSVLEDVWDDELKNLSERLFDQ
- a CDS encoding V-type ATP synthase subunit C, which translates into the protein MSAVGSSNPEYVVARVRARRGMLYSDEEYRKLTRMGPSEIARFMEESTYETEINALGSRHGGVDLIEYALNRNLAKQFEGILDWSEGRLYDLIARYLRKFDARNVKTVIRGVYVEASTEEIEVDLIRAGEFDDRRIRRLLEAESIEGVIEVLEDTIYGPALEDAYADFEESGILVPLENAVDRTFYDHLLSGLGRDEPTRQYESFLTAEIDFRNARNALRLARSGADIDPAEYFIEGGDLFTRDTLARLARNLDELVEYIAESQYADDLGPALRDLEEADSLIAFEHATDAALLAYGDQLGTIHPVSVTPVISYILAKEREVQNIRAIARGKEAGLNDAEIEEELVIL